Genomic DNA from bacterium:
CGGAAGGCGAAGAAACCCGACAGGGGGTCGGAGACCGACCTGGCGCGACGCACGAGCAACCAAGCAAGCGCCGTGGCGACGCGGGAGACGATCCGGCGGGCGAGGGTGAAATCGTAACTGCCACCGGGGAGGTAGCGGCTGGCGATCGCAAGATCGGCCCGCGTTCGCTCAAGGCCGTCCATCAAGACCCGCATCGCTTCGGGAGGATGTTGAAGGTCTGCGTCGAGCACACAGATCACGTCTCCTGTGGACAATGCGATCCCGTCCGCGACGGCGGAGGCGAGGCCACGACGATTGGTGCGATGGACGATGCGCAGACGCGGCGCACTCTGGGCCAACTCGGCAATGACCCGCTCGGTCCCGTCCGTGCTGTCGTCGACAAAGACCACTTCGAAGTTTAGACCGGCAAGCGCCGAGGTCACCCGCCCGACGAGCATGCCGATATTCTCGGCTTCGTTGTAGGTCGGCACGACAACGGATAGCAATGGCATGGTCTAAAGGATTCCTCCACGCGCTCTCTCCTCCTGTTTGCTCTCGGAATCGTCCTGTCGGACGATACTACGGAATCGTTCGAACGGACGAAGGCCGTGGCTTCCGCTCCGGGAATATGCCCAAATCGGGCCGCGAGGCACAATCGCGTTGCCGAAACGATCGCTCTCGCGGCTTCATCATTGGCACCGCGCGCACAGCCCTCACATACCCGTATCTGTTCCTGCCGCTAGGGGAACGACCCGCACCACCCGCCCGCGGGGCGGTACAACACGGAAGACCGTTGGCGGAACACGCATCGGCTTCGGGCATCGCCCAGGATGGCAAGGTGGACGGGTGAAACCTGCTGAGGAAGAGTGGCGCCTGCGCGTGATCCCGTCGCGAATTCACATTGAGCGTCGGCGTCAACCGGGATCGGTCCGCCCGGGCAGGCGTCATCATGGCTGAACTCCTCAATCCCGAGAACATCGCCCAGGAAGTCGAGACAACCCTCGGAGACATCGAACGACGATTGTTGGAGCTGGTCCAGGACGGCGCTCGCGGTGCGGAGGAGCTGGGAGACGTGCTGCTGGGCTTGAGCCATGTGGTGTTTCAGATCCGCCAGATCTACCTGCGGCTCCAGGAAGTGCAAGGCCGCCGCGATGTGGGGTTCGAGATGACCGCACGGCTCGAGGCGGTCCGGAAACACAGCCTCTGGCTCTACCGCAAGGCCCGATTGGAGCAATGCTTCTTTGCAAAACTGCGCCTCGAACGTGGGCTGCGGGATGCGATCTATCGCCAGATCGTGGAGACCTACCAAGAAATGTCCGCCCTCGATGACGTGGAGCGCGAGCTGAGGGGACGGCAGGAGGACGCATTGGCCCAGGAGTTGTTGCGGGAGCCCACAGAACTCTCCATGTAGTCCCCGCCTCCGCATGTTCCTCACCCCGCTCGATGTTTCTTTGATAGAATACATTCCTGAGCATCGAGAAATCGCACCAGGATATGGAGGACAGCATGCCCCATGAGATCTCGCCCAGCCAACCGACGCTGCTGACCCAGGAAGGTCTGGCGCAGCTCGAAGCCGAGTTGCAGCACCTGCGGTCAACGAAACGCCGGGAGGTCGCCCTGCGCATCAAGCGGGCGGCGGAGCTCGGGGATCGTTCTGAGAACTCCGAGTACGAGGATGCCAAGAACGAGCAGGCGTTTGTGGAGGGACGCATTCAAGAGCTCGACCGGCTCCTCCGGAATGTCGAGGTCATCGATGGGCGGTCTGCGAAGCGTCCCGACGTCGTCGCGGTCGGGTGCACCGTGGAGATCGTCGACACCGCTACCGGCGAGCGTTTCACGTACACCATCGTTGGCCCCGTCGAGGTCGACCTCGCCCAGGGACGGATCAGCCACGTGTCTCCCGTCGGAGCCGCCCTGATGGGCCGCGCCCCCGGCGACACCGTCCGCGTGGAGGCCCCCGCGGGCACGCTGCACCTCAAGGTGAACCGGATCCAGTAGCCTGCGGGATCTCGCCATGCCCGCCAATCTGACCCCGCAGTATCTCGAGGCCGAACGTCGGTTCCGCCAGGCCACCACTCCGGAAGAACAACTCATCGCGCTCGGTGAAATGATGGCCACGATCCCCAAACACAAGGGGACCGAGCACATGCGGGCGGACATCCGCCGGCGGATGGCACGAGTGCGCACCGAGGCCGCCCGCAAGCGGTCGGCAGGGCGGGGGCCCACCTGGCAGCACGTGCCCCGCGAGGGAGCGGGGCAGATCGTCCTGGTGGGGCCCCCTAATGCGGGGAAGTCGCGCCTGCTCGCCGCGCTCAGCAACGCCAGCCCGATCGTCGCGCCCTACCCGTTCGCGACACGGATTCCCCTGCCCGGCATGGTGGCCTTCGAAAACGTGCAGATCCAGCTTGTCGACCTCCCGCCGATCGCCCCCGAGACCGCGGATCCCTGGCTCTTTGCGTTGATCCGGCAAGCCAACGCGGCGCTGCTCGTGGCCGACTTGGCGAGCGACGACCTCCTCTCGTCCATCGAAGAGACCCTCGAGCTCGTGAGTCGCTTCAACGTGCGGCTTGTGCGGACCGGCGTATCAGAGGAGGGTGTGCCCACGCTCCTGATCGCCGCCAAAACGGATGTCCCTGGGGCGTCTGAGCGTCTGGGAATGCTGCGCGAGTTGGTCGCGGACCGCTTCCCTCTGCTCGCGGTGTCCGCTGAAACGGGAACGAATATCGATGCGCTCCGCGCGGAGATGTTCGCGCTGCTCAACGTCATTCGCGTCTATACGAAGGCTCCCGGCCACCGCGCGGACTTGTCCGCCCCATTCGTGTTGAAGCGCGGCGCCACCGTGCAGGAAGCGGCGGCGGTGGTGCACAAGGACTTTTCCGAACGGCTCAAGTTTGCCCGGATTTGGGGCGCGCGCGCCTTCGACGGGCAGATGGTACAGCGGGAGCACATCTTGGAGGACGGAGACATCCTCGAGCTTCGCACCTAGCAATCCCAAAGAAGTCCTCGACAACTGGGGGTGGCTTGATGGCGCGGGTGGAAGGAGCGCTGTTGATCCGGGCGCCGCTTGCGGCAGTCTATGACCTCGCCAAGCGCGTTGAGGATTTTCCACGATTCATGCCTGACCTCGAGCGGATCACCGTCTTGGAGCGAGACGGAGGGGTCCCGGTGCTCACCGAATGGGTGGGGCTCGTCGAGGGCAGGCGGATTCGTTGGGTGGAGGAAGACGCCTGGGACGATACCCGGCACCTCTGCCGCTTCCGTCAGCGCGAAGGTGACTTCGAGCGCTACGAGGGCACATGGACATTCACTCCGGAGGATGGGGGGACACGGACCACGATCGTGGTGGATTTTGAGTTCGATATCCCGTTGATCGGCGGCCTGCTCAGCCAGTTGCTGCGGGTGAAGATGAAGGAGAACCTCGAAAAGATGCTGACCGCCCTGCAGGGTCAACTGGAATCGGCACACTGAACCGCGGAGATCGCGCAGGACGCATTGACGCGACGATGCGCGCAGAGGGAAAACCTTCCGCCCCGCCGAAGTCACGTCTGACTGCGCATCGGGAGGTCACGTGCAGACAACATCACCGTCAACGATCCCGATCGCTCGCCCCCTGATCTCCGACGATGAGAAACGCCGGATCCTCGAGGTGTTGGACTCCGGACAGTTGGTGGCCGGACACTGGGTCCGAGCGTTCGAGCGTGCGTTCAGCGCCTACCTCGGGGCGGCCCATGGCGCCGCGACGTCCTCGGGAACGGCGGCGCTCGAGGTCGCGTTGGAGGCGGCGGAGGTTCGACCCGGCGCCCGCGTGCTGACGACGCCGTTTTCCTTCGTCGCCACGACGAACGCGATCATCAAACGAAACGCTGTTCCGGTTTTCGCGGACATCGATCCGAACACATTCAACCTCGATCCGGCACGTTGCGCCGATGTGGTGACGCGGACCCCGGGCGTCGAAGCCATGTTGCTCGTGCACCTCTACGGCCTCCCGTGCGCCATGGACGCGATGATGGATCTGGCGCGCCGGCA
This window encodes:
- a CDS encoding polyprenol monophosphomannose synthase; translated protein: MPLLSVVVPTYNEAENIGMLVGRVTSALAGLNFEVVFVDDSTDGTERVIAELAQSAPRLRIVHRTNRRGLASAVADGIALSTGDVICVLDADLQHPPEAMRVLMDGLERTRADLAIASRYLPGGSYDFTLARRIVSRVATALAWLLVRRARSVSDPLSGFFAFRRSVVDGVHLQPIGFKILLEILVRGHVGRVVEVPYRFGARGAGKSKLTQAQHIDYLRHLFMLSTVRAPIVQRVTYAAGPRGNPAIG
- the greA gene encoding transcription elongation factor GreA, which translates into the protein MPHEISPSQPTLLTQEGLAQLEAELQHLRSTKRREVALRIKRAAELGDRSENSEYEDAKNEQAFVEGRIQELDRLLRNVEVIDGRSAKRPDVVAVGCTVEIVDTATGERFTYTIVGPVEVDLAQGRISHVSPVGAALMGRAPGDTVRVEAPAGTLHLKVNRIQ
- a CDS encoding GTPase, whose translation is MPANLTPQYLEAERRFRQATTPEEQLIALGEMMATIPKHKGTEHMRADIRRRMARVRTEAARKRSAGRGPTWQHVPREGAGQIVLVGPPNAGKSRLLAALSNASPIVAPYPFATRIPLPGMVAFENVQIQLVDLPPIAPETADPWLFALIRQANAALLVADLASDDLLSSIEETLELVSRFNVRLVRTGVSEEGVPTLLIAAKTDVPGASERLGMLRELVADRFPLLAVSAETGTNIDALRAEMFALLNVIRVYTKAPGHRADLSAPFVLKRGATVQEAAAVVHKDFSERLKFARIWGARAFDGQMVQREHILEDGDILELRT
- a CDS encoding SRPBCC family protein, with translation MARVEGALLIRAPLAAVYDLAKRVEDFPRFMPDLERITVLERDGGVPVLTEWVGLVEGRRIRWVEEDAWDDTRHLCRFRQREGDFERYEGTWTFTPEDGGTRTTIVVDFEFDIPLIGGLLSQLLRVKMKENLEKMLTALQGQLESAH